In one window of Blattabacterium sp. (Cryptocercus punctulatus) str. Cpu DNA:
- a CDS encoding putative LPS assembly protein LptD, whose product MYTIKIYVICKVYIIKKKYYLIEFFLKNLIKLYTNKWISISTIIFFFFLYTIFIYAEEEKKKEELKIIDESKIEPYLNLNNITKLKNIVIKYRSNVQEHHIDDGKSYLDGNAFIEYLDTKIKADRIELNWKNGDLYAIGKNKNVIVIQKGDNQYYTSRHFHINLDNQKWNADNVYIQEKDYVIIAKDIKKENDYSLMKKVIYTADPFFIEKKDKIPDFYLKTDFLKYFHKKKYVITGPVFFYWYQVPIPIIFPFLYIPLKKDNSKISSFGITYPRFLIQNKKITIENIGFYFPISDYLNFLISSSIYGGKKWKLETKMEYKFKYLYNGSIHFNYQYLSNKKFDYQFKWKHYKDYNSNSEIKFNADINYYFDNFSPVNSIKYEEMNISNISIKKNFQNYFLNIDASIIQKRNKGIMQLKIPEISISMRQKPFFIKKRFFYPLIMDYHIFAHNYIEYYSILPLLKKIKQKIDIQTGIKHTINISTFIHVNPYFKIYPRIHYKGYSTWNLNSGTSTLFQKTDAFTDILFSSLEGFLKLNNKDFLLRHKMDPIVSFRIKSYFPLNQNNKNNLIENRIIFILNNNLELKIKNNKNLKDFTYKKIKIIDLFQVKTFHFFDKNSFHLEKFYFMGYTNFTKYLKMKYKGGINLYEKRKYNTFLFDSRKEKKRMYFNFSFHENIEHEINFFNNKSEKKGKNRYEYFLFDKYHYAIYPIPLNLKIDLNSTYENYFNQKKLFNVFLSINGSINLTKYWNIEIKTDYNLLKHQISFLKLVFYRDLRSFKMNFDWVPIGEDHYWSFFIGIKDPNLNKLLQYNEIHH is encoded by the coding sequence ATGTATACTATAAAAATTTATGTTATATGCAAAGTATATATAATTAAAAAAAAATATTATTTAATTGAATTTTTTTTAAAAAACTTGATTAAGTTGTATACAAATAAATGGATTTCTATATCCACAATAATATTCTTTTTTTTTCTATATACTATTTTTATTTATGCAGAGGAAGAAAAAAAAAAAGAGGAGCTAAAAATAATTGATGAATCTAAAATTGAACCCTATTTAAATTTGAATAATATAACAAAATTAAAAAATATTGTTATAAAATATCGTTCAAATGTACAAGAACATCATATAGATGATGGAAAATCTTATTTAGATGGAAATGCATTTATAGAATATCTTGATACAAAAATTAAAGCAGATCGTATAGAATTAAATTGGAAAAATGGAGATTTATATGCTATAGGTAAAAATAAAAATGTAATTGTTATCCAAAAAGGAGATAATCAATATTATACGTCTAGACATTTTCACATAAATTTAGATAATCAAAAATGGAATGCTGATAATGTTTATATACAAGAAAAAGATTATGTTATTATTGCAAAGGATATAAAAAAGGAGAATGATTATAGTTTAATGAAAAAAGTGATTTATACAGCAGATCCATTTTTTATAGAAAAAAAAGATAAAATTCCTGATTTTTATTTAAAAACAGATTTCTTAAAATATTTTCATAAAAAAAAATATGTTATTACTGGCCCCGTATTTTTTTATTGGTATCAAGTTCCAATTCCTATAATTTTTCCATTTTTATATATTCCTTTGAAAAAGGATAATAGTAAAATTTCTTCGTTTGGAATTACCTATCCTAGGTTTTTGATTCAAAATAAGAAGATAACTATAGAAAATATAGGATTTTATTTTCCTATTTCCGATTATTTGAATTTTTTAATTTCTAGTTCTATATATGGAGGTAAAAAATGGAAATTAGAAACAAAAATGGAATATAAATTTAAATATTTGTATAATGGATCTATTCATTTTAATTATCAATATTTATCAAATAAAAAATTTGATTATCAATTTAAATGGAAGCATTATAAAGATTATAATTCAAATTCTGAAATAAAATTTAACGCAGATATAAACTATTATTTCGATAATTTTTCTCCAGTTAATTCCATAAAATATGAAGAAATGAATATTTCTAATATTAGTATAAAAAAAAATTTTCAAAATTATTTTTTGAATATAGATGCATCTATCATTCAAAAAAGGAATAAAGGAATAATGCAATTAAAAATTCCAGAAATTAGTATTTCTATGCGACAAAAACCTTTTTTTATAAAAAAACGGTTTTTTTATCCATTAATTATGGATTATCATATATTTGCACATAATTATATAGAATATTATTCAATTCTTCCTTTACTAAAAAAAATAAAACAAAAAATAGATATCCAAACAGGTATCAAACATACTATAAATATTTCTACCTTTATTCATGTTAATCCTTATTTTAAAATTTATCCAAGAATTCATTATAAAGGATATTCTACTTGGAATTTGAATTCAGGTACCTCCACCTTATTTCAAAAAACAGATGCATTCACAGATATATTATTTTCCTCTTTAGAAGGTTTTTTAAAATTAAATAATAAGGATTTTTTATTAAGACATAAAATGGATCCTATAGTTTCTTTTAGAATTAAATCTTATTTTCCTTTAAATCAAAATAATAAAAACAATCTTATTGAAAATAGAATCATTTTTATATTAAATAATAATTTGGAATTAAAAATAAAAAATAATAAAAATTTAAAAGATTTTACATACAAAAAAATAAAAATAATTGATCTTTTTCAGGTAAAAACTTTTCATTTTTTTGATAAAAATTCTTTTCATTTAGAAAAATTCTATTTTATGGGTTATACTAATTTTACGAAATATTTAAAAATGAAATATAAAGGGGGGATAAATTTATATGAAAAACGGAAATACAATACTTTTTTATTTGATAGTAGAAAAGAAAAAAAAAGAATGTATTTTAATTTTTCCTTTCATGAAAATATTGAACATGAAATAAATTTTTTTAATAATAAATCTGAAAAAAAAGGAAAAAATCGTTATGAATACTTTTTATTTGATAAATATCATTATGCAATATATCCAATTCCATTGAATTTGAAAATTGATTTAAATTCAACTTATGAAAATTATTTTAATCAAAAAAAATTATTCAATGTTTTTTTAAGTATAAATGGATCTATAAATTTAACAAAATATTGGAATATAGAAATAAAAACGGATTACAATTTATTAAAACATCAAATAAGTTTTTTAAAGTTAGTTTTTTACAGAGATTTGAGAAGTTTTAAAATGAATTTTGATTGGGTACCTATAGGTGAAGATCACTATTGGTCTTTTTTTATTGGAATAAAAGATCCAAATTTAAATAAATTATTACAATATAATGAAATACATCATTAA
- the folK gene encoding 2-amino-4-hydroxy-6-hydroxymethyldihydropteridine diphosphokinase, which yields MSLLKEHNVFLLQGSNKENRKKYLDESLVLISKKIGKIIQKSSYFESEAWSMNKDTYPFYNRALHVKTFYSPIDILEKIYDIEFFINKKSIMNKKVKDQSSQNKKFYKDRKIDIDILFYDQIIIHSSILTIPHSLLHLRKFVLVPMCEILPKKYHPIFNITLLEILGICEDKLKIKKIEFE from the coding sequence TATTGAAAGAGCACAATGTTTTTTTATTACAAGGAAGTAATAAAGAAAATAGAAAAAAATATTTAGATGAATCTTTAGTTTTAATTTCCAAAAAAATTGGAAAAATTATTCAAAAATCTTCTTATTTTGAAAGTGAAGCTTGGAGTATGAACAAAGATACATATCCTTTTTACAATAGGGCTTTACATGTAAAAACATTTTATTCTCCTATTGATATTTTAGAAAAAATTTATGATATCGAATTTTTTATAAATAAAAAATCTATAATGAATAAAAAAGTAAAAGATCAATCATCCCAAAATAAAAAATTTTATAAGGATAGAAAAATTGATATAGATATTTTATTTTATGATCAAATTATAATACATAGTTCTATTTTAACTATTCCACATTCTTTATTACATCTTCGAAAATTTGTTTTAGTTCCTATGTGTGAAATTTTACCAAAAAAATATCATCCTATATTTAATATTACTCTTTTAGAAATATTAGGAATATGTGAAGATAAATTAAAAATAAAAAAAATAGAATTTGAATAG